From Lasioglossum baleicum unplaced genomic scaffold, iyLasBale1 scaffold1385, whole genome shotgun sequence, the proteins below share one genomic window:
- the LOC143220654 gene encoding LOW QUALITY PROTEIN: C2 domain-containing protein 5-like (The sequence of the model RefSeq protein was modified relative to this genomic sequence to represent the inferred CDS: inserted 4 bases in 4 codons; deleted 1 base in 1 codon) — protein YSTIEMKQLKPKDTNHSTSLTSVDHAVHENHSIREALDQDELTNMTNTANMTYNSCVSPPSPDHRQQDEASLSPSYPLPAVPSMVSKVCQVPTTKAQPTVSLHRRSSDSDLSVTPKGNSFGANDRSMTGLKPSTAVIRTMNQDAFEMLEYPFITMQQYPPGFILHIGGLVSSRSVKLLERISNLEEPESRDAWWKEVRMEVRSHARALACNVVIGYREETSICDDVCVLNAYGTAAVINLHSSSQESDNVFINKGQSGSGANPSEADRDKVQQKPVPVKAEKSDTETSVPTSTQTAKXRHTSESRDHDVQFQSKCSLCHLPYNEASVPFRVNMSKCAICKRARVPDVMFTTIELLENLLTTGRGCIIQATACKAKKDLRGELNAKEISDCLPFLEYELHSLLLNKLKVKGMNAIFGLKLQVSVGERLIIGMAVGTAVFLTALPTPSIPQIASGNSXHKEEQLAEIQKTLVETVKQNREFYRLKPVGDVENGRVTTSDTDESDDDLPDVDFSVGPRDTCVLEVDDIEDMDRISLLXDDRPPEDFHVVNTQVIPGLDDLEIVRNLQMFTQISRTKIPAGQFASMPSKYFAKLLQSVYFKLRRMIPCALCDMQFKLALPEPDEIQFTVIGMALGLGDPVKINKSKKKLISHSVSKDQVKKSDDSDMIFNLEDHTEVSSDNASSINLNSATLINMPALKSRTRSPIRSKIHATRKHKHVPLKGRYGVDITPLSYLPGGRIERYLGNLNFFFIRESTSIRENGGLSGFTHSFVMEVLAIVRAHITALGGNAMVAFFMTKCVLLHSPHKNQGQCLXNVGGDVVSVSYFADEKLCGSSNC, from the exons GAGAATCATAGCATAAGAGAAGCATTAGATCAGGATGAATTAACTAAT ATGACTAACACTGCTAATATGACTTACAACTCGTGTGTGTCCCCTCCTTCCCCCGATCATAGGCAACAAGATGAGGCATCTCTAAGTCCATCTTATCCACTTCCGGCTGTTCCTTCTATGGTCTCAAAAGTATGTCAGGTACCGACAACTAAGGCACAACCCACTGTCTCGTTACATCGAagatccagtgattcggatttGAGCGTTACTCCAAAAG GTAACTCATTTGGAGCAAATGATAGATCAATGACTGGATTAAAACCATCGACTGCCGTGATAAGAACTATGAATCAAGATGCATTTGAAATGCTAGAATACCCATTTATTACTATGCAACAATACCCACCAGGATTTATTTTGCACATTG GTGGTCTTGTAAGCTCAAGATCAGTGAAACTTCTTGAGAGGATCAGCAATTTAGAAGAACCTGAGAGTCGCGACGCATGGTGGAAGGAAGTCAGAATGGAAGTTCGATCACATGCCAGAGCATTAGCGTGTAATGTAGTTATTGGTTACCGAGAGGAAACCAGTATTTG TGATGATGTCTGTGTTCTAAATGCATATGGTACTGCAGCTGTAATTAATCTTCATAGTTCAAGCCAGGAATCGgataatgtttttattaacaaaGGACAATCAGGATCAGGTGCTAATCCTTCAGAAGCAGATCGTGATAAAGTTCAACAAAAACCGGTACCTGTAAAAGCGGAGAAAAGTGACACAGAAACATCAGTACCAACTTCAACACAAACGGCAA TAAGGCACACCTCAGAAAGCAGGGATCACGATGTTCAGTTTCAAAGCAAATGCAGTCTTTGTCACTTACCGTACAATGAAGCAAGTGTTCCGTTTCGAGTGAACATGTCAAAATGCGCCATATGTAAGCGCGCTAGAGTACCAGATGTGATGTTTACCACTATAGAGTTACTAGAAAATCTTTTAACGACCGGAAGAGGATGCATTATTCAAGCCACCGCGTGTAAAGCCAAAAAGGATCTTAGAGGAGAACTAAATGCTAAAGAGATATCAGATTGCTTGCCATTTTTAGAATACGAATTACATAGTctacttttaaataaattaaaagttAAAGGAATGAACGCAATATTTGGCTTAAAACTACAGGTGTCTGTTGGTGAACGATTAATTATTGGTATGGCTGTAGGCACTGCTGTTTTTTTAACTGCATTACCTACACCTTCTATTCCGCAAATTGCTTCTGGAAATT TGCACAAAGAGGAGCAATTAGCTGAAATTCAGAAAACTTTAGTTGAAACAGTTAAACAAAACAGAGAGTTTTATCGTTTGAAACCAGTTGGA GATGTTGAAAATGGACGTGTCACAACTTCTGATACCGATGAATCGGATGACGATCTACCCGATGTAGATTTTAGCGTAGGTCCAAGGGATACTTGCGTGTTAGAAGTCGACGATATTGAAGATATGGATAGAATATCATTAT ATGACGACAGACCTCCAGAGGATTTTCATGTAGTAAATACACAAGTAATTCCTGGTTTAGATGATTTAGAAATTGTGAGAAATTTACAGATGTTCACCCAAATTTCAAGGACAAAAATTCCTGCTGGACAGTTTGCATCAATGCCCTCTAAATATTTTGCAAAGTTACTTCAG TCTGTATATTTCAAATTAAGAAGAATGATTCCATGTGCATTGTGTGATATGCAATTTAAATTGGCACTTCCTGAGCCAgatgaaatacaatttacagtaattggtatggCACTCGGATTAGGAGATCCGGTAAagataaataaatctaaaaaaaaattgatatccCATTCTGTGAGCAAAGATCAAGTAAAAAAATCGG ATGACAGCGATATGATATTCAATCTCGAAGATCACACTGAGGTTTCATCGGATAATGCGTCTAGTATTAACTTGAATTCAGCTACCCTAATTAATATGCCAGCATTGAAGTCTCGGACTCGTTCGCCAATACGATCTAAAATCCATGCAACACGTAAACATAAGCAC GTGCCTTTAAAAGGAAGATACGGTGTAGATATAACACCTCTGTCTTATCTACCGGGTGGCCGCATAGAAAGGTACTTAGGAAACTTGAACTTTTTCTTCATTCGCGAAAGCACATCTATCAGAGAA aATGGTGGTTTAAGTGGGTTTACCCATAGTTTCGTGATGGAAGTTTTAGCAATCGTTCGTGCGCACATTACAGCCTTAGGAGGGAATGCAATGGTAGCGTTTTTTATGACTAAATGCGTCCTTCTTCATAGTCCTCATAAGAACCAA GGTCAGTGTT ATAATGTCGGTGGAGACGTGGTATCCGTGTCATATTTCGCGGACGAAAAGCTCTGTGGATCTTCAAATTGCTGA